A genomic stretch from Setaria italica strain Yugu1 chromosome VII, Setaria_italica_v2.0, whole genome shotgun sequence includes:
- the LOC101761679 gene encoding CEN-like protein 1 codes for MSRVLEPLVMGKVIGEVIDNFNPTVKMTVTYSSNKQVFNGHEFFPSAIVSKPRVEVGGDDMRSFFTLVMTDPDVPGPSDSYLREHLHWIVTDIPGTTDASFGRELVMYESPKPYIGIHRFVFALFKQKCRQGVRAPSSRDYFSTRRFAADNDLGLPVAAVYFNAQRETAARRR; via the exons ATGTCTAGGGTGCTGGAGCCTCTCGTGATGGGCAAGGTGATCGGGGAAGTCATCGACAACTTCAACCCCACGGTGAAGATGACGGTGACCTACAGCTCCAACAAGCAGGTGTTCAACGGCCATGAGTTCTTCCCGTCGGCGATCGTGTCCAAGCCGCGCGTCGAGGTCGGGGGCGACGACATGAGGTCCTTCTTCACACTG GTCATGACTGACCCAGATGTACCAGGGCCTAGTGATTCATACCTGAGAGAGCATCTCCACTG GATCGTCACTGATATTCCTGGAACGACTGATGCTTCTTTTG GAAGGGAGTTGGTGATGTACGAGAGCCCCAAGCCCTACATCGGCATCCACAGGTTCGTCTTCGCGCTGTTCAAGCAGAAGTGCCGCCAGGGGGTGCGTGCCCCCTCCTCCAGGGACTACTTCAGCACCCGCCGCTTCGCCGCCGATAACGACCTCggcctccccgtcgccgccgtctacTTCAACGCGCAGCGGGagaccgccgctcgccgccgttgA